The bacterium nucleotide sequence CAAGGCTTATAGAGAAGATAAGCAAAGAATTTAGATGCCAAATTATCCTTTTTGGCAATGAAAATGACAGGGAATTGGGTTTAAAAATAAAATCCATTTGCAAGGCTCCTATAAAAGACCTTATAGGAAAAACAGACCTTATAGAGCTTTCTTGCTTAATTGAAAGATGCTTTCTCTTTATCTCTCCTGATACAGGGCCTATGCATATTGCAGATTCACTTAATATTCCTGTTGTAGCCCTTTTTGGACCAACGACAAGGGATTTTGGCTTCTTTCCATTAAGGGGTATTGTTGTTGAAAAAAGCCTTAAGTGTAGACCTTGTAGCCTCCATGGAGGAAGTAAATGCAAGGAAGATAATAAATGTATGAAAATGATAAGCGTGGATGATGTAATGGCAGCAATTTATGCAATTCTTAATAAAAAACCATATCTTTCATACAATCCAAGTAAAATCTTACTTGTAGAAACAGCATTTCTTGGAGATTGCCTCCTTACAACACCCCTAATAAGGGGAATTTATGAGACATTTCCCCATTCTTCCCTTTCTTTTCTAGGACGGCCTATTGGATGTGAGGCTTTAGCAAATAATCCTTATATCTCTAATTTTATTCCCTATGATAAGGATAAAAAAGAAAGGGGATTGTTTGCGTATTTAAAAATTATTAAGAAAATAAAAGCAGAAAATTTTGACCTCGCCATCCTTCCACATAGGTCAGCAAGGACAACCCTTTTATCCTGGCTTTCCAATATTCCAAAAAGGATAGGATTTTCTAATACAAACCTTTCATTTCTTTTGACAGACAGGGTTTATTATAACAGAAAAATCCATGAAGCACAAAGAAAGCTCTCTTTGATAAAGGAATTTGGTGTCAATCCTGATGAAAGGGGTCTTGATATATTTATAGATGATTCTGCGAAAAGAAAGGTAGATGGTTTATTTTTAAGATGGGGAATTAAGAAGGATGACCTTTTGATAGGATTTCTTCCCTTTTCTCATTGGCAAACAAAGAGATTGCCTCCAGAAAGCTTTGCCAAGATTATAGATGCTATGCATCAATATAAAGCAAAGGCAATTATCTTTGGGGATTCAAATGATCTAAATGAAGCCTATAAAATCCAGGCAATGGCAAGAAATAAACCTATTATTGCCTGTGGAAAAATAAGCCTTTTAGAGCTTCCTGCATTTTTTGAAAGGTGTTCTCTAATAATTGGGAATGATACAGGAACAATCCACATAGCCTATGGTTTAAATAAAAAAACAATAGTCATTTTTGGCCCTACAACAGTTGAGATGGGTTTTGGTCCTTATAAAACAAGCTCTACCATAATTGTTGAAAAGCCCATTTCTTGCCGACCCTGTAGCCCACATGGACCCCAAAAATGCCCAAAGGGACATTTTAATTGTATGAAGCTAATTACAATGGATGATATTCTCCTTCCTGCTATAAAGATGCTTATGACTTAATTATCCTAAAGTCATCTTAATGGATTTAACGAAAAATTGGGAAATTCTGTTTTTATAGGTGGAAAAGATTATTTGTTAATGTATTTCCAAAATAGGGTAAAGGAGATTAGAAATCCAATGATAATAAGGTATTCAATCCCCTTTGTGGCATAAATATCTACAAAGCTATTCATTTTCTCTTAAAACTGGCATCCTGTTAACAATCTAGCGAAATGCCCAAACAAAATACATTTTTTGATTAGTCCACAACAGCTTCATGGATGTGTTCAATCAAAAGAACATTTATCATTGTTTCAATTGATATCCTTTGGATATGGGCACGGCGTATAAGTTCGTCCGCAATTTCAGGCAAGATAGCAACACGAATTGCTCGTTTGTTAGGTGTCTCAAACCTAAACCATTCCCCATTATCTTCCATAAAACAAGAGGTATCAAGATTGTCCCAAAATGCTGCTTCCTCTTCGTAAGTTTTGAATTTTGGTATTTGTAACTTATTCATTTTCTTAGTTTCCTATAATTTCGCTTTTCATTATCAGACATATCCCTAGCTGTGATAGGCTTATACACCGTCTTTCCAACTTGCTCCAAAACGACAAATAAGTATCTACCTTCTGCCGTCTGGCCATAGAGACGATAGCGATTACGACCCTCACAATGAGCCAGATGCAACAAGTCTTCACATACTTCCCACACTTCATAAGGTTTAACATTATGCCTGGCAATATGCTTGATGCGGTAATCATCCCACTCCAAATTACTAATATACATAAGCCCTCTTTACAATATAAGCACCCCATTCCTTAATAAAGATATTTTAATATCAATATTTTTTAAAAGTCAATGATTTAGTCTGCTTTTTATTCGTGTTCATTTGTGGTTTTTTCTTCCCACTTGTGTTCTCTTAAGACAGGCATTCTATTGACAATCCAGCGAAAAACCCATATTTGTGTAAGAATTATTGTAAGGCTAATTACAAATTCCATCCATGAAGGAAGATGTTTGGGCAAATACCATTTAAAGGCTATCATTGTAACATTTAGCCTGTTTAGAATAACCCCGATTACGGTAATAAAAGCGGCAACCTTAATCAAACCAATCCCTTTTCTCCTTACGCCTTCGGTGAACATAACCATTGGAACAAGAACAAGCCCTATTAGTTCAACCAGATATAAATATCCCATTGGGCTTTGAAAATATTGCCAGTGCCTTGAATGGGCAATATCTATAAGCTTTAATGCAAAATAGACAAACATAGAAACCGCCGCAGGTTTTCCTAAACCTACAACAATATCCCCATCTTGTTTAAAAATTGAGCTTATAATAATTGTCATTGATAACCCTGAAAATATACTTGAGATAAAGAAAAAGATGCATATATTGGTATACCACAAGGGATGAAGCTTATTTGGACAAAGTAAAAATAAAGCTCCCAGACCTGATTGGTGAAGGGTTGAAAGGGTAATTCCAAAAACCACAGCGCCAATGGCTAATCTGCCGAGGAATTTTCTTAATCTTCTATAGCCTAGCCACTCAGCCGCTGCGGGTGAAAATTCAATAAAAAGGGCAACGATATAGAGGAAAAAATGCCAGGCAACCAAAAAGAGAACCGAACTTACTCCAAAGGAATTGCCAATCATTGGATTTATAATATTCCAGGGTCTTCCTAAATCAAGCATAAGGGCGCCAGCATAGAATAAATATCCCAGAAGGGCTGTAAGAATGGCAGGCCTTGCCACAGGATGGTATTTCTTTAAACCCAGAATATAGACCATAAAGGCAATAACATACCCTCCACCTGCCAAGGCAACCCCGGTGATCACATTAAACCCAATCAGCAATCCCCAAGGAAAATCCTGTGAGCCTTCATCTGAAATTGCTCCTAATCCATTGGTAAAGCGATAGATTATTAAGGCAATGCCAAGAAGGATTATGGGCGTGGTAATGATATTAAATGGTGTAAGTAGCCTTCCCTTTGGCTTTAGCTCAGAAATAAAAAATAAAATAAACCTTTTAATCTCCTTCATCTTCTTTCTTTAAAGCCTTATGTAAGCCAACAAGAAATGAGGGCCAGACCAAGAATATTAAGGCAACGCTGTATAAAAACTCCTTTGTATATTCAGGGTATGGCGTTGTTCCAATATTTGCACCAAAGCCTAATTTTTGAAAGGGAACGCTTGCAAGATAAAGCCAGCCTGTTCCTCCTGCCTCATCTTCACCATAGATATGATGGACATATTTTTCGGGATTTTTGTATATCCTCGTCCTTGCAATTTCAATAAGCTCCCTCCTTGTTCCAAATATAAGTGCCTCCATAGGACAGGCATCTACACAGCCAGGCTTTTCCCCTTTTTTAAGCCTTTCAAAACAAAATTCACATTTTCTTATCTTAGGATTTAGGCTGTTGTACTCAAGCTTTGGAATATCAAATGGGCAAGCAATCATACAATAGCGGCAACCCAGACATTTATTACCCCGCCAGATAACTGGTCCTTCTTCTGTCTTATGCATTGCCTTAACCAGACAGGCAGAGGCACAGGCTGGCTGATTGCAATGCATACATTGCTTTTTGACAAATATCTCTTTGTTATCAATTTTGAATTTATTGACCACCGTAAAGGCATCAATACTTGTCTCTCTTGGCTTGTCATCTCCTAAATTTGGTGCTGGAAGATGGTTTACTTCTGCACAAGCCTTCTCGCAAGAACTGCAGCCAATGCAGAGGGTTGTATCCACCAGCATTCCATAAAATTCTTTTGTTTCCGAGGGATAAACCGAGCCTTTAATCCCCACCAATCCACCTAATCCTATAGCCCCTGTTTTTAAAAATTCCCTTCTATTCATTCCTTTCTCCTTTGTTGTCTGATATTATGGCAATCCCTGCATTCAACAGGCCCCTTCATTACCTTATGGCATAGGATACATTGTTGATGATATGCCCCTTTAAGTTTGGGGATATTTAATTCTTCTGGTTTTAAATGGCAATTTTTGCAAGATTGTGGTATATCCTTATGGTGGCACTTGCTACAACTAATCTCTATATGCCTTTTATGAGAAAATGTAATGCTACCTATTACAATATCAGCCATTTCAATTGGTTTTTCCTTTTTCTTTATATGGCAAGCACCACAGGAGGTAACAATATTTTCTTTTTTGTGGCAGTCTAAACATTGTTTAAGGTGTGCCTCTTTTGGTTTTAAAATATTTCCG carries:
- a CDS encoding glycosyltransferase family 9 protein codes for the protein MKILLIRLSSLGDIVLTSSVVSSLKKRFPNSKIFFLAKNEYLKILSLIPGIEEAIPFDKIFPAIKKIRKEKFDLVVDLSSNPRTFLISILSGAKRKIFYNKNTLKRWLFLFHFDLFKEKPHISERYIKNLKSLGISYIKPSLTLSGINKKEILEKFGIEDGLICGIAPESQHKNKIWSIDGYARLIEKISKEFRCQIILFGNENDRELGLKIKSICKAPIKDLIGKTDLIELSCLIERCFLFISPDTGPMHIADSLNIPVVALFGPTTRDFGFFPLRGIVVEKSLKCRPCSLHGGSKCKEDNKCMKMISVDDVMAAIYAILNKKPYLSYNPSKILLVETAFLGDCLLTTPLIRGIYETFPHSSLSFLGRPIGCEALANNPYISNFIPYDKDKKERGLFAYLKIIKKIKAENFDLAILPHRSARTTLLSWLSNIPKRIGFSNTNLSFLLTDRVYYNRKIHEAQRKLSLIKEFGVNPDERGLDIFIDDSAKRKVDGLFLRWGIKKDDLLIGFLPFSHWQTKRLPPESFAKIIDAMHQYKAKAIIFGDSNDLNEAYKIQAMARNKPIIACGKISLLELPAFFERCSLIIGNDTGTIHIAYGLNKKTIVIFGPTTVEMGFGPYKTSSTIIVEKPISCRPCSPHGPQKCPKGHFNCMKLITMDDILLPAIKMLMT
- a CDS encoding CopG family antitoxin — translated: MNKLQIPKFKTYEEEAAFWDNLDTSCFMEDNGEWFRFETPNKRAIRVAILPEIADELIRRAHIQRISIETMINVLLIEHIHEAVVD
- a CDS encoding 4Fe-4S dicluster domain-containing protein, which translates into the protein MNRREFLKTGAIGLGGLVGIKGSVYPSETKEFYGMLVDTTLCIGCSSCEKACAEVNHLPAPNLGDDKPRETSIDAFTVVNKFKIDNKEIFVKKQCMHCNQPACASACLVKAMHKTEEGPVIWRGNKCLGCRYCMIACPFDIPKLEYNSLNPKIRKCEFCFERLKKGEKPGCVDACPMEALIFGTRRELIEIARTRIYKNPEKYVHHIYGEDEAGGTGWLYLASVPFQKLGFGANIGTTPYPEYTKEFLYSVALIFLVWPSFLVGLHKALKKEDEGD
- a CDS encoding cytochrome c3 family protein, whose translation is MFTKVFKVFLFLFPIVAFVAGIPDRIRVGKVSFSHKRHIEKIGNCQKCHHLDYQNPQACNICHGKIGNILKPKEAHLKQCLDCHKKENIVTSCGACHIKKKEKPIEMADIVIGSITFSHKRHIEISCSKCHHKDIPQSCKNCHLKPEELNIPKLKGAYHQQCILCHKVMKGPVECRDCHNIRQQRRKE